The following coding sequences are from one Candidatus Methylacidithermus pantelleriae window:
- a CDS encoding YidH family protein codes for MKKNFSDHSANERTFLAWIRTGIGIMAFGFLVERFTIFLHVLQYEVTRKPLEQGWRGGASFGFAFLLLGAFTIAFGTVRYWYVKRQIDSPRLEDSDFFVWDVVFGFLLAAAGLFLALYLGRKAFLL; via the coding sequence GTGAAGAAGAACTTTAGCGATCACTCTGCGAACGAGCGCACGTTTCTTGCCTGGATTCGGACTGGGATCGGAATCATGGCCTTTGGATTCCTTGTGGAGCGATTCACCATTTTTCTCCACGTGCTGCAATATGAGGTGACGAGAAAGCCTCTGGAACAAGGATGGAGAGGCGGAGCTTCCTTTGGCTTTGCCTTTCTTCTCCTGGGAGCTTTCACTATCGCCTTTGGAACGGTTCGTTATTGGTACGTGAAACGCCAAATCGATAGTCCCCGTCTGGAAGACTCGGATTTCTTTGTCTGGGACGTTGTCTTTGGTTTTCTTTTGGCCGCGGCAGGCCTTTTTTTGGCCTTGTATCTGGGTCGAAAAGCTTTCCTTCTGTAA